In Arthrobacter ramosus, one DNA window encodes the following:
- a CDS encoding alcohol dehydrogenase produces MHAFAVLPDDATIHDLELSTPRPEGRQVLLKVMRAGVCHTDTHLREGGYDLGSRGHMSMKDRGIQYPMVLGHEVVGVVEQVGADVASVSAGDVRLIYPWIGCGTCRQCREGHDNRCAAGQNLGVARHGGYAEYIIVPDEKYLVDIEGLDPSWAATLACSGLTAHSAVDKVLPLEPDEPVVIFGAGGLGLTAIAILRARGHRNICAVDVAERNLALARDMGATSTVLSGAGSGAADIQRAAGGPASAVVDFVNNGATATAAFDAVAKAGTMVQVGLFGGEVTLPTAMLALRMIRIEGSFVGTLSQLQDLVRIAKAGELPTIPVSERTLSAAEVSRALDDLTAGGIAGRIVLTA; encoded by the coding sequence ATGCATGCATTCGCCGTCCTCCCGGACGATGCCACCATCCATGACCTGGAGTTGTCGACGCCACGCCCAGAGGGGCGGCAGGTACTTCTGAAGGTCATGCGGGCTGGCGTCTGCCACACCGACACCCACCTCCGCGAAGGCGGCTACGACCTGGGCAGCCGCGGACACATGAGCATGAAAGACCGCGGCATCCAGTACCCGATGGTCCTGGGCCACGAAGTAGTCGGCGTTGTCGAACAGGTAGGTGCTGACGTTGCATCCGTCAGCGCCGGAGACGTGCGACTGATCTACCCGTGGATCGGCTGCGGCACATGCCGCCAATGCCGGGAAGGCCACGATAACCGCTGCGCCGCCGGACAGAACCTTGGGGTCGCACGCCACGGCGGCTACGCCGAGTACATCATCGTGCCCGACGAGAAGTACCTCGTGGACATTGAGGGCCTTGACCCGAGTTGGGCAGCGACCTTGGCGTGTTCCGGCCTCACCGCCCACAGTGCCGTCGACAAGGTTCTTCCGCTTGAGCCGGACGAGCCTGTGGTCATCTTCGGAGCAGGAGGGCTGGGCCTGACCGCCATAGCGATCCTCCGTGCCCGGGGCCACCGGAACATCTGCGCGGTCGATGTCGCGGAACGGAACCTGGCCCTGGCCCGGGACATGGGCGCCACCAGCACAGTCCTTTCCGGAGCCGGCAGCGGGGCAGCCGACATTCAACGCGCGGCAGGCGGGCCGGCCAGCGCCGTCGTGGACTTCGTCAACAACGGTGCGACCGCTACGGCCGCGTTCGATGCCGTCGCCAAAGCGGGGACAATGGTCCAGGTAGGACTATTCGGCGGTGAAGTCACCCTTCCCACTGCCATGCTGGCGCTACGCATGATCCGCATCGAAGGCAGCTTTGTCGGGACACTTTCACAACTGCAGGATCTGGTCCGGATTGCCAAAGCAGGGGAACTTCCCACCATCCCGGTGTCCGAAAGGACCCTGTCCGCGGCCGAAGTGTCCCGGGCCCTGGACGACCTGACCGCCGGCGGGATTGCTGGACGCATCGTATTGACTGCTTGA
- a CDS encoding alpha/beta hydrolase: MTTNLVEQSGTASVEAGSQDVLRNLYADWAEIMATTPDLTMRLFRSIFDEWHQPTVEPEGVMYREDTVGGVPGIWCLPEGADQSKVLLYTHGGGFAVGSASSHRKLAAHVAKALGSVSFVLDYRRAPEFQHPAQIEDGVAAFDALVASGIAPEDITTIGDSAGGNLAIAIALALKEQGKRTPGRVIAFSPWLDMENKGETLVTNNDTDALITPELLEGMIAGVLGGTIDPRTPLANPLHADFNDFPRLYITAGSVESLLDNATRLEERAKAAGVDVTLSIGEGQQHVYPFLAGRSALVAQEFDKLAAWYRK; this comes from the coding sequence ATGACCACCAACCTTGTTGAACAGTCCGGCACCGCTTCCGTCGAAGCCGGGAGCCAGGACGTACTGCGGAACCTCTACGCTGATTGGGCAGAGATCATGGCGACCACGCCGGACCTGACCATGCGCCTGTTCCGTTCCATTTTTGACGAGTGGCACCAGCCGACCGTCGAGCCCGAGGGCGTCATGTACCGTGAGGACACCGTTGGCGGGGTTCCGGGCATCTGGTGCCTGCCCGAGGGGGCGGACCAGAGCAAGGTGCTCCTGTACACCCATGGCGGTGGATTCGCCGTAGGTTCGGCCTCCAGCCACCGCAAACTGGCAGCCCACGTCGCCAAAGCACTTGGATCCGTCAGCTTCGTGCTGGATTACCGGCGCGCCCCCGAATTCCAGCACCCGGCACAGATCGAAGACGGCGTGGCCGCCTTCGATGCCCTCGTCGCCTCCGGCATCGCCCCTGAGGACATCACCACCATCGGTGATTCCGCCGGCGGCAACCTCGCCATCGCCATTGCCCTCGCCCTCAAGGAACAGGGCAAGCGCACCCCCGGCCGAGTCATCGCCTTCTCGCCGTGGCTGGACATGGAAAACAAGGGCGAAACCCTCGTCACCAACAACGACACGGACGCCCTGATCACCCCCGAGCTGCTCGAAGGCATGATCGCCGGCGTCCTCGGCGGCACCATCGATCCCAGGACACCCCTGGCCAACCCGCTGCACGCCGACTTCAACGACTTCCCGCGCCTGTACATCACCGCCGGCAGCGTCGAGTCGCTCCTGGACAACGCCACGCGTCTGGAGGAACGCGCCAAAGCCGCCGGCGTGGACGTCACCTTGTCCATCGGCGAGGGCCAGCAGCATGTCTACCCGTTCCTGGCCGGGCGCTCAGCCCTCGTGGCCCAGGAGTTCGACAAGCTCGCCGCCTGGTACCGGAAATAA
- a CDS encoding flavin-containing monooxygenase, whose amino-acid sequence MTAQNTFQTVDAVVIGAGFGGIYAVHKLHNEQGLTVVGFDKADGPGGTWYWNRYPGALSDTESHVYRFSFDKDLLQDGTWKHTYITQPEILEYLEDVVDRFDLRRHFRFGTEVKSATYLEDECLWEVTTGGGAVYRAKYVINAVGLLSAINFPNLPGIDTFEGETIHTAAWPQGKSLAGRRVGVIGTGSTGQQVITALAPEVEHLTVFVRTPQYSVPVGKRPVTTQQIAEIKADYDNIWAQVKRSGVAFGFEESTVPAMSVTEEERRQVYEKAWEYGGGFRFMFETFSDIATDEEANETAASFIRNKIVETIKDPETARKLTPTGLFARRPLCDDGYFQVFNRPNVEAVAIKENPIREVTAKGVVTEDGVLHELDVIVFATGFDAVDGNYRRMEITGRDGVNINDHWDGQPTSYLGVSTAKFPNWFMVLGPNGPFTNLPPSIETQVEWISDTVAYAEENGIRAIEPTPEAEAEWTETCTTIANMTVFTKVDSWIFGANVPGKKPSVLFYLGGLGNYRGVLDDVAANGYSGFELTSEAAVAA is encoded by the coding sequence ATGACTGCACAGAACACTTTCCAGACCGTTGACGCCGTCGTCATCGGCGCCGGCTTCGGCGGTATCTACGCCGTCCACAAGCTTCACAACGAGCAGGGCCTGACCGTTGTCGGCTTCGACAAGGCCGACGGTCCCGGCGGCACCTGGTACTGGAACCGCTACCCGGGGGCACTCTCGGACACGGAGAGCCACGTCTACCGCTTCTCCTTCGATAAGGACCTCCTGCAGGACGGCACTTGGAAGCACACCTACATCACCCAGCCGGAAATCCTCGAGTACCTCGAGGACGTCGTTGACCGCTTTGACCTGCGCCGCCACTTCCGCTTTGGCACCGAGGTCAAGTCCGCCACCTATCTCGAAGACGAGTGCCTGTGGGAGGTGACCACCGGCGGCGGCGCGGTTTACCGCGCCAAGTACGTCATCAACGCCGTGGGGCTGCTGTCGGCCATCAACTTCCCGAACCTGCCCGGGATCGACACCTTTGAGGGCGAGACCATCCACACCGCCGCCTGGCCCCAGGGCAAGTCCCTCGCCGGGCGCCGCGTCGGCGTGATCGGCACCGGTTCCACCGGCCAGCAGGTCATCACAGCCCTGGCCCCGGAAGTCGAACACCTGACCGTCTTCGTCCGCACCCCGCAGTACTCCGTCCCGGTGGGCAAGCGCCCCGTGACCACCCAGCAGATCGCCGAGATCAAGGCCGACTACGACAACATCTGGGCACAGGTCAAGCGTTCCGGCGTGGCCTTCGGCTTCGAGGAAAGCACCGTGCCGGCCATGAGCGTCACCGAAGAAGAACGCCGCCAGGTCTACGAGAAGGCCTGGGAATACGGGGGCGGCTTCCGCTTCATGTTCGAAACCTTCAGCGACATCGCCACCGACGAGGAGGCCAACGAGACTGCAGCATCCTTCATCCGGAACAAGATCGTCGAGACCATCAAGGATCCGGAGACGGCACGGAAACTGACGCCCACCGGCCTTTTCGCCCGTCGCCCGCTCTGCGACGACGGCTACTTCCAAGTGTTCAACCGGCCGAACGTCGAGGCAGTGGCCATCAAGGAGAACCCCATTCGGGAAGTCACCGCCAAGGGCGTGGTGACTGAGGACGGCGTGCTGCACGAGCTGGACGTCATCGTCTTTGCGACCGGTTTCGACGCCGTGGACGGCAATTACCGCCGCATGGAGATCACCGGGCGCGACGGCGTGAACATCAACGACCACTGGGACGGGCAGCCCACCAGCTACCTGGGCGTCTCGACAGCGAAGTTCCCCAACTGGTTCATGGTGCTGGGACCCAACGGCCCGTTCACGAACCTGCCGCCGAGCATCGAGACGCAGGTTGAATGGATCAGCGACACGGTGGCCTACGCGGAGGAAAACGGAATCCGGGCGATCGAACCGACCCCGGAGGCCGAAGCCGAGTGGACCGAGACGTGCACCACGATTGCGAACATGACGGTATTCACGAAGGTCGATTCATGGATCTTCGGCGCAAACGTCCCGGGCAAGAAGCCCAGTGTGCTGTTCTACCTGGGCGGCCTGGGCAACTACCGCGGCGTCCTGGACGACGTCGCTGCCAACGGATACAGCGGCTTTGAGCTGACGTCCGAAGCCGCCGTCGCTGCCTGA
- a CDS encoding NAD-dependent succinate-semialdehyde dehydrogenase, producing MGVYTTIDPATGDATAQYPEISDAELDTLITNSASAYRSWRTTPLEQRRAVLARTAEIHREQAEELAKLLTLEMGKPIAQARGEVELVASIYQHYADNLEEYLADESLTFKGSGTAVVRSEPIGPLVGVMPWNYPYYQVARFAAPNIALGNTIILKHARNCPQSALAIERVLSEAGLPVGVYANAFISSAQVAAAVADRRVQGVSLTGSEKAGAAVGEVAGRNLKKCVLELGGSDPFIVLDDADIDAAAAAAVIGRLSNGGQACTASKRFIVADGVYEEFLQKFLDAMASWQSGDPTDSGTKLGPLASSAGVEELDELVQDAVSQGAELLLGGERPDGPGAYYPATVLAGVTPQMRAFTEELFGPVAVVYRVGSLQEAIDLANNSPFGLSSSVFTSNAKNADRLAEELEVGMVWINSTSKSSPDLPFGGVKGSGFGRELSRYGFNEFANKKLVRNPGVR from the coding sequence ATGGGTGTGTACACCACGATCGACCCGGCCACCGGGGACGCAACCGCACAATACCCGGAGATCTCCGACGCCGAGCTGGACACTCTCATCACAAACAGCGCGTCGGCCTACCGTTCCTGGCGCACCACGCCGTTAGAGCAGCGCCGTGCTGTCCTGGCCCGCACCGCCGAAATTCACCGCGAGCAGGCCGAAGAACTCGCCAAGCTCCTCACCTTGGAGATGGGCAAACCGATTGCGCAGGCCAGGGGAGAGGTCGAACTGGTCGCGTCGATCTACCAGCACTACGCCGACAACCTGGAGGAGTACCTGGCGGATGAATCCCTCACGTTCAAGGGCTCCGGCACGGCCGTTGTCCGCAGCGAACCGATAGGACCACTCGTCGGGGTCATGCCATGGAACTACCCTTACTACCAGGTGGCACGCTTCGCCGCCCCGAACATCGCTTTGGGCAACACCATCATCCTCAAGCACGCCCGCAACTGCCCCCAGTCCGCCCTTGCCATCGAAAGAGTGCTCAGTGAGGCCGGACTGCCGGTCGGTGTATACGCCAACGCGTTCATCTCTTCGGCGCAGGTCGCAGCCGCCGTCGCTGACCGGCGCGTGCAGGGAGTGTCGCTCACCGGGTCCGAAAAGGCCGGAGCCGCCGTCGGCGAGGTCGCAGGCCGGAATCTGAAAAAGTGCGTCCTGGAACTGGGCGGATCAGACCCGTTCATCGTCCTCGATGATGCCGACATCGACGCCGCAGCGGCCGCCGCCGTTATCGGCCGGCTCTCCAACGGCGGTCAGGCCTGCACGGCGTCGAAGCGGTTCATCGTCGCAGACGGGGTGTACGAGGAGTTCCTTCAAAAGTTCCTCGACGCGATGGCCTCCTGGCAGTCCGGGGATCCCACTGACTCCGGGACCAAGCTCGGACCGCTGGCCTCGTCCGCGGGAGTCGAGGAACTGGACGAGCTTGTCCAGGATGCAGTCTCCCAGGGCGCGGAACTCCTGCTCGGTGGCGAACGCCCCGACGGTCCGGGCGCCTATTACCCGGCCACAGTCCTGGCAGGCGTCACACCCCAAATGCGCGCCTTCACCGAGGAACTGTTCGGCCCCGTAGCCGTCGTCTACCGCGTCGGCTCCCTCCAGGAAGCGATTGATTTGGCCAACAACTCACCGTTCGGCCTGTCCTCCAGCGTGTTTACGTCCAATGCCAAGAACGCGGACCGGCTGGCCGAGGAGCTTGAGGTCGGCATGGTGTGGATCAACAGCACCAGCAAGAGCTCGCCCGACCTGCCGTTCGGCGGCGTCAAGGGCTCGGGCTTCGGGCGGGAACTGTCCCGTTACGGCTTCAACGAATTCGCCAACAAGAAGCTGGTCCGGAACCCGGGAGTTCGCTGA
- a CDS encoding TetR/AcrR family transcriptional regulator — MSGHQKRRARTERAVLVAARELLAESGFGRLTIEGVAERSGVAKTTIYRRYRSRNDLALGVLLDMVGDVSTQPYALDTLTELTRLVDRTVDLMSNTLLGRIMQGLVSEVAADAELARTYRERVVSQRVEEVTALVERGVARGELRDGLDPELVTDLLLGPIYYRLFLSGSPLDEEFGRRLVAALFPAFAKEPHPA; from the coding sequence GTGTCGGGGCATCAGAAGCGGCGCGCCAGGACGGAGCGAGCGGTCCTGGTCGCTGCCCGGGAGTTATTGGCGGAGTCCGGCTTCGGCAGGCTGACCATTGAAGGAGTGGCTGAACGGTCGGGGGTCGCGAAGACCACCATCTACCGCCGGTACCGGTCACGGAATGATTTGGCCCTCGGCGTCCTGCTGGACATGGTGGGCGATGTCAGCACCCAGCCGTATGCTCTGGACACGCTGACTGAACTGACGCGGCTGGTCGACCGAACCGTGGACCTCATGTCCAACACGCTCCTGGGGCGGATCATGCAGGGCCTGGTCTCAGAAGTTGCCGCCGACGCAGAGCTCGCCCGAACCTACCGGGAAAGGGTTGTGAGCCAACGCGTGGAGGAGGTCACTGCACTCGTCGAACGCGGCGTTGCCAGAGGAGAGCTGCGGGACGGACTGGACCCCGAGCTGGTCACCGACCTCTTGCTCGGCCCGATCTACTACCGATTGTTCCTCAGCGGCTCTCCCCTGGATGAAGAGTTTGGCAGACGACTTGTCGCTGCGCTCTTCCCCGCATTTGCGAAGGAACCTCACCCTGCTTAA
- a CDS encoding carboxymuconolactone decarboxylase family protein: MATDRYQRGLDRMMELVSTEHSNTFDHAKLVESYQALDAELADYIVSFAFGDIYSRDSLTQQEQTMVTISTLAALGTEVQLKLHINVGFNVGLTKEKIVGALIQCIPYIGFPRVLNGLTLVKEVMAERGMAPEAGTD; encoded by the coding sequence ATGGCCACAGATCGATACCAGCGCGGGCTTGACCGCATGATGGAACTCGTCTCCACGGAACACTCCAACACGTTCGACCACGCCAAGCTGGTGGAGTCCTATCAGGCTCTGGACGCGGAACTGGCGGACTACATTGTTTCCTTCGCCTTCGGGGACATCTACTCCCGCGACAGCCTGACCCAGCAGGAACAGACCATGGTGACCATTTCCACGCTGGCCGCACTCGGCACGGAGGTCCAGCTGAAACTTCACATCAACGTTGGCTTCAACGTGGGCCTGACGAAGGAGAAGATCGTCGGTGCCCTGATCCAGTGCATCCCCTACATCGGATTCCCCCGCGTCCTCAATGGCCTGACCCTCGTCAAAGAGGTAATGGCAGAACGCGGCATGGCCCCCGAAGCCGGTACCGACTGA
- a CDS encoding NAD(P)-dependent oxidoreductase, with the protein MSKKIGFVGLGTMGLPMAVNLNRAGFEVIGYDAFEGSRQKAVAAGITMAETLKDVAEQADDAVVSMVRDYAQNVDVILGEDGLLSADPKDLTIIVMSTLDPDTMNELGGQVEERAGVKLIAAAVSGGATGAQAGTLSIMTSGAEDVVTAARPYFDAVGSNVFYYGNQPGNSQAAKLVNNLVLGINMNAVAEGLKFGAQYNLPEAELLNLFKVSTGDSWVARNWDSVSEWTADTALAVLLKDLKAAHLKGLEHNIAMPFNALSSTQLFNSMGKKPQAK; encoded by the coding sequence ATGAGCAAGAAAATCGGTTTCGTAGGACTCGGAACTATGGGACTTCCCATGGCAGTCAACCTGAACAGGGCCGGCTTCGAGGTGATCGGGTACGACGCCTTCGAGGGATCCCGCCAGAAGGCCGTTGCGGCGGGAATCACCATGGCCGAAACCCTGAAGGACGTCGCCGAACAGGCGGATGACGCGGTCGTGTCCATGGTCCGTGACTACGCGCAGAACGTCGACGTCATCCTGGGCGAAGACGGGCTCCTGTCCGCCGACCCCAAAGACCTGACGATCATCGTCATGAGCACCCTGGACCCCGACACGATGAACGAACTGGGCGGGCAGGTCGAAGAGCGCGCCGGAGTGAAGCTCATCGCCGCCGCCGTCAGCGGCGGTGCCACCGGCGCCCAGGCCGGCACCCTGTCCATCATGACTTCGGGTGCGGAGGACGTCGTTACCGCCGCCCGGCCGTACTTCGACGCCGTCGGATCCAACGTCTTCTACTACGGCAACCAGCCCGGCAACAGCCAGGCCGCGAAGCTGGTCAACAACCTCGTCCTCGGCATCAACATGAACGCCGTCGCCGAAGGGCTCAAGTTCGGCGCGCAGTACAACCTGCCCGAAGCCGAACTGCTCAACCTGTTCAAGGTCAGCACTGGCGACAGCTGGGTTGCCAGGAACTGGGACTCCGTTTCCGAGTGGACCGCTGACACGGCCCTGGCAGTGCTGCTCAAGGACCTGAAAGCCGCGCACCTCAAGGGCCTCGAGCACAACATCGCCATGCCCTTCAATGCCCTGTCCTCCACCCAGCTCTTCAACTCCATGGGAAAGAAACCGCAAGCCAAGTAA
- a CDS encoding FUSC family protein encodes MPLRTSLHRLRPWFGDLFALRDARATIAPSLQAGIISSVTVVVSCLLFGPELGAISLLGSMLALWESKRPLWARVRNGLLIAATMSLSMALGVLVAPYRWAAIPVIVVLILAAAVAYYGFLLTRGPGPLLLFYGAVLGTYFGADPGLGWKIVGITAFAALFTCGLTLLVLVADPHRPEQRAVADARGGVENYRAAGAGASGADTSSGADRSRRILASAYAAVNRAWLTLNSAHPATKGPGHRNRENELLAINRDLAARVLEHSGIPGRIRQLTPDTPLLLGRPGFRFLLAHALRRDSVAWFTAWRIALAAGLAGLASELAGIGHSYWAILTAALVLHQWTGRIATTRRAVHRALGTFVGLFAVALVIVLDPGPWWVVGIIIGCMIGQDVLVPFNYFLALILVTPMTLLAIEATGQGGSPSDLLVDRLLGTLIGGFIALVITWATSTRFPARLLRAQYTRVEAAIAAVERSIANGAANTAAGRNARVELSYELTHHYSVAARASAEEPRLASLKEKDDRIIDKGYAALAKTWL; translated from the coding sequence GTGCCCCTCCGCACAAGCCTTCACCGCCTCCGCCCCTGGTTCGGCGATCTATTCGCCCTGCGGGACGCGCGGGCAACCATCGCTCCGTCCTTGCAGGCGGGCATCATTTCATCCGTAACCGTGGTGGTCTCCTGCCTCCTCTTCGGGCCGGAACTCGGCGCCATCTCCCTGCTCGGCTCGATGCTCGCGCTGTGGGAATCCAAGCGTCCGCTGTGGGCCCGGGTCCGCAACGGGCTGCTGATCGCCGCGACCATGAGCCTCTCGATGGCCCTCGGCGTCCTCGTCGCCCCGTACCGGTGGGCTGCGATTCCGGTGATCGTCGTACTGATCCTTGCCGCCGCCGTGGCCTACTACGGCTTCCTGCTGACCCGCGGTCCCGGCCCCCTGCTCCTGTTCTACGGCGCCGTGCTCGGCACCTACTTCGGCGCGGACCCAGGCCTTGGTTGGAAGATTGTGGGGATCACCGCCTTTGCAGCGCTGTTCACCTGCGGCTTGACGCTGCTCGTCCTTGTTGCCGACCCGCACCGCCCGGAGCAGCGCGCCGTTGCCGACGCCCGGGGGGGCGTTGAAAATTACCGCGCCGCCGGAGCGGGCGCATCGGGAGCCGACACATCCTCCGGTGCCGACCGGTCCCGCAGGATTTTGGCCAGCGCCTACGCCGCCGTCAACCGTGCGTGGCTGACCTTGAACTCCGCCCATCCGGCCACTAAGGGCCCGGGCCACCGCAACCGTGAGAACGAGCTCCTCGCCATCAATCGGGATCTGGCCGCCAGGGTCCTGGAACACTCAGGCATTCCCGGCCGGATCCGGCAGCTAACCCCGGACACCCCGCTGCTACTCGGACGACCCGGCTTTCGCTTTTTGCTCGCCCATGCCCTTCGCCGGGACTCGGTCGCCTGGTTCACGGCGTGGCGAATCGCACTGGCCGCCGGTCTCGCCGGCCTCGCCAGCGAGCTGGCGGGCATCGGGCACTCCTACTGGGCAATCCTGACGGCCGCTCTGGTGCTGCATCAATGGACCGGCCGCATTGCCACCACCCGGCGGGCGGTCCACCGGGCCCTCGGCACCTTCGTCGGACTTTTCGCGGTCGCGCTCGTCATCGTCCTGGACCCCGGCCCCTGGTGGGTCGTGGGCATCATCATCGGCTGCATGATCGGACAGGACGTCCTCGTCCCGTTCAACTACTTCCTCGCGCTGATCCTCGTGACCCCCATGACGTTGCTCGCCATCGAAGCCACCGGCCAGGGCGGTTCCCCCTCGGACCTCCTCGTCGACCGGCTGCTGGGCACACTGATTGGAGGGTTTATTGCCCTGGTCATCACGTGGGCCACGAGCACCCGGTTCCCCGCCCGACTCCTACGCGCCCAGTACACCCGCGTGGAAGCCGCCATCGCCGCCGTCGAACGCTCTATTGCCAATGGCGCGGCAAACACCGCGGCCGGACGCAACGCACGGGTCGAGCTCAGCTACGAACTCACCCACCACTACAGCGTCGCCGCCCGGGCCTCCGCCGAGGAACCGCGCCTGGCATCCCTGAAGGAAAAGGACGACAGGATCATCGACAAAGGCTACGCGGCGCTGGCGAAAACCTGGCTTTGA
- a CDS encoding 3-hydroxyacyl-CoA dehydrogenase family protein — MNNPSAPSSRTGGLPARVGVLGGGRMGAGIAHAFLVKGADVVVIERDEASAQAGRERVASSAAKSIERDPHSGNLDEMVSRLKTSVDYADFGDRELVVEAVPEDWALKVAALRKVEEQLVPGAVLASNTSSLSVSGLAEELERPQDFLGLHFFNPVPASTLIEVVIGKQTRPDLVEQTRSWVQGLGKTAVVVNDAPGFASSRLGVAIALEAMRMVEEGVASAKDIDNAMVLGYKHPTGPLRTTDIVGLDVRLGIAEYLHETLGERFAPPPILRDKVARGELGRKTGKGFFDWS, encoded by the coding sequence ATGAATAATCCATCAGCGCCATCCAGTCGCACCGGCGGGCTCCCAGCCCGCGTTGGCGTCCTTGGCGGCGGGCGCATGGGAGCGGGCATCGCACACGCCTTCCTGGTCAAGGGGGCAGACGTGGTGGTTATCGAACGTGATGAAGCCTCCGCGCAGGCAGGCCGTGAGCGAGTCGCATCCTCAGCGGCGAAATCCATCGAGCGCGACCCCCACAGTGGCAACCTCGATGAGATGGTCTCCCGCCTGAAGACTTCTGTGGACTACGCGGACTTCGGTGACCGCGAGCTGGTCGTGGAAGCCGTACCCGAGGACTGGGCTCTGAAGGTGGCAGCGCTCCGCAAGGTCGAGGAACAACTCGTCCCTGGCGCGGTGCTGGCCTCGAACACATCCTCGCTGTCGGTGTCCGGCCTGGCGGAGGAGCTGGAACGGCCGCAGGACTTCCTGGGGCTGCACTTCTTCAACCCCGTCCCGGCTTCCACCCTCATTGAGGTGGTCATTGGCAAGCAGACCCGGCCCGATCTCGTCGAGCAGACACGGAGCTGGGTCCAGGGGCTGGGCAAGACCGCCGTCGTGGTCAATGACGCCCCGGGCTTTGCGTCATCCCGGCTGGGTGTAGCGATTGCTCTGGAAGCGATGCGCATGGTCGAGGAAGGCGTTGCCTCAGCTAAGGACATCGATAACGCCATGGTCCTCGGCTACAAACACCCCACGGGGCCGCTGCGCACCACGGACATTGTTGGTCTGGACGTGCGCCTTGGCATCGCCGAATACCTCCATGAAACCCTCGGTGAACGGTTCGCTCCCCCGCCGATCCTGCGCGACAAGGTGGCCCGCGGCGAACTCGGCCGGAAAACCGGCAAGGGCTTCTTCGACTGGAGCTGA
- a CDS encoding enoyl-CoA hydratase/isomerase family protein, with the protein MTQVIPDAGTRLDTSGFVTLLVEERGDRLAVRLHRPEVRNAIDQTMVDELHAVCAHLERTPKILILSGTPGNPETGTKAVFASGADIAQLRERRRDDALAGINSAIFDRIAKLPMPAIAALDGYALGGGAELAYAADFRIGTPALRMGNPETNLGILAAAGATWRLKELVGEPIAKQILLAGKVLTGEDCLAVGLITELVEPDMLMDSVHALADAIAAQDPLAVRLTKAVFHTPREVHPVIDTLAQGMLFESQAKFDRMQAFLDRKKK; encoded by the coding sequence ATGACACAGGTAATACCCGATGCCGGCACACGCCTTGATACCTCGGGTTTCGTCACGCTGCTGGTCGAAGAGCGCGGGGACCGTTTGGCGGTCCGGCTGCACCGCCCCGAGGTCAGGAACGCCATCGACCAGACAATGGTGGACGAGTTGCACGCGGTGTGCGCGCACCTGGAACGCACACCGAAAATCCTGATCCTCTCGGGCACCCCCGGCAACCCGGAAACCGGGACCAAAGCCGTCTTCGCCTCCGGGGCGGACATCGCACAACTGCGTGAGCGGCGCCGTGATGACGCCCTGGCGGGAATCAATTCCGCCATCTTCGACCGGATCGCCAAGCTGCCCATGCCGGCCATTGCCGCACTGGACGGATACGCGCTCGGCGGCGGCGCCGAACTGGCGTACGCAGCCGACTTCCGCATCGGCACTCCAGCCCTCCGGATGGGCAACCCCGAGACAAACCTGGGCATCCTGGCCGCGGCCGGTGCCACCTGGCGGTTGAAAGAGCTCGTCGGAGAGCCGATTGCCAAACAAATACTTCTCGCCGGCAAAGTCCTCACAGGCGAGGACTGCCTCGCCGTCGGACTGATCACCGAACTCGTAGAGCCGGACATGTTGATGGACTCAGTGCACGCCCTGGCCGATGCCATTGCAGCGCAGGATCCCCTGGCAGTACGCCTCACCAAAGCCGTATTCCACACCCCACGGGAAGTCCATCCCGTCATCGACACCCTGGCCCAGGGCATGCTCTTCGAGTCCCAGGCAAAGTTCGACCGCATGCAGGCGTTCCTCGACAGGAAGAAGAAGTAA